In a single window of the Limnochorda sp. L945t genome:
- a CDS encoding carbohydrate ABC transporter permease, with protein sequence MRRGGAWAWGFVAPALLLIGFYLAYPTVQTIYLSFMDRRSEHFVGLSNYVRLLTSTAMLTAFRNNLLWLVVFTAGTVGLGLLMAVLTDRVRYEAAAKALIFLPMAISFVGAGVIWKFMYAYQPPGVPQIGLANQVMVMLGQQPRGWLVERPWVNNLALIAVGVWIWTGFAMVVLSAAYKAIPKELLEAARVDGATEWQVFWRISLPVIQSTVAVVATTMIINVLKVFDIVYVMTNGNFGTEVMANRMYKEMFEYQDFGRASAIAVILFLAIVPIMLANIRRFRRQEATR encoded by the coding sequence GTGCGGCGGGGCGGAGCCTGGGCCTGGGGGTTCGTGGCGCCCGCGCTCTTGCTCATCGGCTTCTATCTCGCCTACCCCACGGTCCAGACCATCTACCTGAGCTTCATGGACCGCCGCTCGGAGCACTTCGTGGGGCTCTCCAACTACGTGCGGCTGTTGACGTCGACCGCGATGCTCACCGCCTTTCGTAACAATCTCTTGTGGCTGGTGGTCTTCACGGCCGGCACGGTAGGCCTGGGTCTGCTCATGGCGGTGCTGACGGATCGGGTGCGCTACGAGGCGGCGGCCAAGGCGCTCATCTTCCTGCCGATGGCCATCTCCTTCGTGGGCGCCGGGGTGATCTGGAAGTTCATGTACGCCTATCAGCCGCCGGGGGTACCCCAGATCGGGCTCGCCAACCAGGTCATGGTGATGTTGGGGCAACAGCCCAGGGGCTGGCTCGTCGAGCGGCCCTGGGTCAACAACCTGGCTCTGATTGCGGTCGGGGTCTGGATCTGGACCGGGTTTGCCATGGTGGTGCTGTCGGCCGCCTACAAAGCCATCCCCAAGGAGCTCCTCGAGGCAGCCCGAGTAGACGGCGCCACCGAGTGGCAGGTCTTCTGGCGCATCAGCCTTCCCGTCATCCAGTCCACGGTGGCCGTCGTGGCGACGACCATGATCATCAACGTGCTCAAGGTCTTCGACATCGTGTACGTCATGACCAACGGCAACTTCGGCACCGAAGTGATGGCCAACCGGATGTACAAGGAGATGTTCGAGTACCAGGACTTCGGGCGGGCCAGCGCCATCGCGGTCATCCTCTTCCTGGCCATCGTGCCGATCATGCTGGCCAACATCCGGCGCTTCCGGCGACAGGAGGCGACCCGATGA
- a CDS encoding LacI family DNA-binding transcriptional regulator — protein MVTKTSMADVARAAGVSKSTVSRALAGDSRVKEATRLRIEQAAQELGYIPNRIARALARGRTEMIAVVTPTPPRSFSDPFYLEFLGGLGDRVMEAGYSLVITSPGAGGSPANSLAELAAGRVVDGAVLTEVQVDDPRLALLRQAPLPFVVLGTPEDASGGVVPGVWFVDGDNEGGARQVVEHLLSLGHRRIACITGPLHLVSARRRLAGYLQALQAAGVAPSPEWVVEGDFTREGGLRAGQRLLEARLLDLREPGSLTAIFASNDLMAIGVLEALRGAGLRVPEDVSVAGFDGIYLADLLEPSLTTGAQPIRALGRMVAELLLGRLGAAGGDRAAVPEQIGAVGRRVVVPVQLRVKGSTGPPRGR, from the coding sequence ATGGTCACCAAGACCAGCATGGCCGACGTGGCGCGAGCGGCGGGGGTTTCCAAGTCTACCGTTTCTCGCGCGCTGGCCGGCGACAGCCGGGTCAAGGAGGCGACCCGCCTGCGGATCGAGCAGGCGGCTCAGGAGCTCGGGTACATCCCCAACCGGATCGCCCGGGCGCTGGCCCGCGGCCGCACCGAGATGATCGCCGTGGTGACGCCCACGCCGCCCCGTAGCTTCTCGGATCCCTTCTACCTGGAGTTCCTGGGCGGCCTGGGCGACCGGGTCATGGAGGCCGGGTACAGCCTGGTGATCACCTCTCCCGGCGCCGGCGGTTCGCCTGCCAACAGCCTGGCGGAGCTGGCAGCCGGACGAGTGGTCGACGGGGCCGTCTTGACGGAGGTGCAGGTGGACGATCCCCGGCTGGCCCTGCTGCGGCAGGCACCTCTTCCTTTCGTAGTGCTGGGCACGCCGGAGGACGCCTCCGGCGGGGTCGTGCCCGGCGTCTGGTTCGTGGACGGCGACAACGAGGGTGGGGCGCGGCAGGTGGTGGAGCACCTGCTCTCCCTGGGCCACCGCCGGATTGCCTGCATCACCGGCCCCCTGCACCTCGTCTCCGCCCGGCGCAGGCTCGCAGGGTACCTGCAGGCCTTGCAGGCGGCCGGCGTCGCCCCGTCGCCCGAGTGGGTCGTCGAGGGCGACTTCACCCGCGAAGGAGGCCTGCGGGCGGGGCAACGGCTGCTGGAGGCCCGGCTCCTCGACCTCCGGGAGCCGGGATCCCTGACCGCGATTTTCGCAAGCAACGACCTGATGGCCATCGGCGTGCTCGAGGCCCTGCGCGGCGCCGGGCTGCGCGTGCCGGAGGACGTCTCGGTAGCAGGTTTTGACGGGATCTACCTGGCCGATCTCCTGGAGCCTTCGCTGACCACGGGAGCCCAGCCCATCCGCGCGCTGGGCCGGATGGTGGCGGAGCTGCTCCTCGGTCGACTGGGTGCGGCAGGTGGGGACAGGGCCGCCGTCCCTGAGCAGATCGGGGCGGTAGGCCGGCGAGTCGTCGTACCGGTGCAGCTGCGGGTCAAGGGGAGCACGGGCCCGCCGCGAGGGAGGTGA
- a CDS encoding ABC transporter substrate-binding protein: MAERRHPGRLGLRALVWVTLAALFVAMVGAQALAARTVTMLGTWGGQELEAFRKVLEPFEKETGIRVEFTGTRDLPAVLTTRVQAGNPPDLAALPNPGQMREFAREGHLVDLSKALDVKVLRQQYAPVWLDLGSYDGKLYAIFMSADLKSLVWYSPKAFAAKGYAVPKTWDEMMALSDRIVKDGGTPWAIGLESGAASGWPGTDWIEDIMLRTAGPEVYDKWVAHQIPWTDPAVRRAWETFGKIALNPKYVYGGPTGELTTNFGDSVNALFTSPPRAYMHRQATFIQSFILKANPGLKAGTDYDFFALPPIDPKWGTPALGAADMVGMFKDSPEARMVIQYLASPKAQERWVAALGKLSANKAVSMNAYPDPLTRKAAKILVDAQVFRFDGSDLMPAAVGSGSFWTGILDYVGGEDLDSVLEKIERSAEEAYR, from the coding sequence ATGGCTGAGAGGAGACATCCGGGCAGGCTCGGGTTGCGGGCGCTCGTGTGGGTGACACTTGCCGCGTTGTTCGTCGCCATGGTGGGTGCCCAGGCGCTGGCGGCCCGCACGGTGACCATGTTGGGCACCTGGGGCGGCCAGGAGCTGGAGGCGTTCCGCAAGGTACTGGAGCCGTTCGAGAAGGAGACCGGCATTCGAGTGGAGTTCACCGGGACCCGGGACCTGCCGGCGGTGCTGACGACCCGGGTGCAGGCCGGTAACCCGCCGGATCTGGCCGCGCTTCCCAACCCCGGCCAGATGCGGGAGTTCGCCCGGGAGGGGCACCTGGTCGATCTGAGCAAGGCGCTCGACGTGAAGGTGCTCAGGCAACAGTATGCTCCGGTCTGGCTCGATCTGGGCAGCTACGACGGCAAGCTCTACGCCATCTTCATGTCGGCCGACCTGAAGAGCCTGGTCTGGTACAGCCCGAAGGCCTTTGCCGCCAAGGGCTATGCCGTGCCCAAGACGTGGGACGAGATGATGGCCCTCTCCGACCGGATCGTCAAAGACGGCGGCACCCCGTGGGCCATCGGCCTGGAGAGCGGCGCCGCCAGCGGCTGGCCGGGCACCGACTGGATCGAGGACATCATGCTGCGCACCGCCGGGCCCGAGGTCTACGACAAGTGGGTAGCCCACCAGATCCCGTGGACCGACCCTGCCGTCCGGCGGGCCTGGGAGACCTTCGGCAAGATCGCCCTCAACCCCAAGTACGTCTACGGTGGCCCCACGGGTGAGCTGACCACCAACTTCGGCGACAGCGTCAACGCCCTGTTCACCTCGCCGCCGAGGGCCTACATGCACCGGCAGGCCACGTTCATCCAGAGCTTCATCCTCAAGGCCAACCCGGGCCTCAAGGCCGGCACCGACTACGACTTCTTCGCCCTCCCGCCCATCGACCCCAAGTGGGGCACGCCGGCCCTGGGCGCCGCGGACATGGTGGGCATGTTCAAGGACTCGCCCGAGGCCCGCATGGTGATCCAGTACCTCGCCTCCCCGAAGGCTCAGGAACGGTGGGTGGCGGCTCTCGGCAAGCTCTCCGCCAACAAGGCGGTCAGCATGAACGCCTACCCGGACCCCCTCACCCGCAAGGCGGCCAAGATCCTGGTCGACGCCCAGGTATTCCGCTTCGACGGCTCGGATCTGATGCCGGCTGCGGTCGGGTCCGGCTCGTTTTGGACCGGGATCCTGGATTACGTCGGTGGTGAGGACCTCGACAGCGTGCTCGAGAAGATCGAGCGGTCCGCCGAAGAGGCGTATCGTTGA
- a CDS encoding sulfurtransferase TusA family protein, with amino-acid sequence MAVEQGKPQAALRGTNHAQLRPDKVVDARGAYCPGPLMELIKAIKAQPVGSVVEVWSSDQGSSKDIPEWVKKASHELVYVVEESGYWRIAVRKGH; translated from the coding sequence ATGGCCGTCGAGCAGGGCAAACCCCAGGCTGCGCTCCGCGGGACCAACCACGCCCAGCTGCGGCCCGACAAGGTCGTAGACGCGCGGGGCGCCTACTGCCCGGGCCCGCTCATGGAGCTCATCAAGGCCATCAAGGCGCAGCCGGTCGGCAGCGTCGTCGAAGTCTGGTCGAGCGACCAGGGCTCGAGCAAAGACATTCCCGAGTGGGTCAAGAAGGCGTCCCACGAACTGGTGTACGTCGTGGAGGAAAGCGGGTACTGGCGTATCGCCGTTCGCAAGGGACACTAG
- a CDS encoding carbohydrate ABC transporter permease yields MALAWVLPTLGLLVSSLRPAPDVARTGWWTVFANPFDLTRWTLANYRHVLGQQGLAQAFLNSFIITVPATVLPILVASFAAFAFAWLDFPGRSWLFLVVVGFLVVPLQMTFVPILKIYSETGLAGTFVGIWLAHTGYGLPFAVYLMRNFFGSLPGELFESAYIDGASPLSAFFRLALPMSTPALASLAIFQFLWVWNDLLVALIYLGGGARTGPLTLKLSSLVGSYGQEWHVLTAAAFISMLVPVALFFALQRYFVRGILAGAVKG; encoded by the coding sequence ATGGCGCTGGCGTGGGTGCTGCCCACGTTGGGGCTGTTGGTGAGCTCGCTGCGACCGGCTCCCGACGTGGCCCGCACGGGATGGTGGACCGTCTTCGCCAACCCGTTCGACCTCACGCGCTGGACGCTCGCCAACTACCGGCACGTGCTGGGGCAGCAGGGGCTGGCGCAGGCGTTCCTCAACAGCTTCATCATCACGGTGCCGGCGACGGTGCTGCCCATCCTGGTGGCGTCGTTCGCCGCGTTCGCCTTCGCGTGGCTCGACTTCCCCGGGCGCTCGTGGCTCTTCCTGGTGGTCGTGGGGTTCCTCGTCGTGCCCCTGCAGATGACGTTCGTGCCGATCCTGAAGATCTACAGCGAGACCGGGCTCGCCGGCACGTTCGTGGGGATATGGCTGGCGCACACGGGCTACGGGCTGCCCTTCGCCGTATACCTGATGCGCAACTTCTTCGGCTCGCTGCCGGGGGAGCTCTTCGAGTCGGCGTACATCGACGGGGCGTCTCCGCTGTCGGCGTTCTTCCGGCTGGCACTGCCGATGTCGACCCCGGCTCTGGCGTCGCTGGCGATCTTCCAGTTTCTGTGGGTGTGGAACGACCTGCTGGTCGCCCTCATCTACCTGGGCGGCGGCGCCCGGACCGGCCCGTTGACCCTGAAGCTGTCGAGCCTGGTCGGCAGCTACGGGCAGGAGTGGCACGTGCTGACGGCGGCGGCCTTCATCTCCATGCTGGTCCCGGTCGCCCTCTTCTTCGCGCTCCAGCGCTACTTCGTCCGGGGCATCCTGGCCGGCGCGGTCAAGGGCTGA
- a CDS encoding biotin/lipoyl-containing protein, whose protein sequence is MTWSPALYGEEGGTPGAGHGSRRRFRVHVDGVPYIVEVEELADPVPGQVDEAATRVGYERGALPGSTAARPRPHPAEAGVAWPPLLSAVSRPAAPAGTSAGARVVKAPMPGLVLSVAVTPGQAVGKGDLLLVLSAMNLENEVKSPEAGVVSHVAVRVGQTVNTGESLVALRAPAGAS, encoded by the coding sequence GTGACGTGGAGCCCGGCTCTGTACGGGGAAGAGGGGGGGACGCCCGGCGCGGGGCATGGGTCGCGCCGGCGCTTCCGGGTGCACGTGGACGGAGTGCCGTACATCGTCGAGGTAGAGGAGCTAGCGGATCCGGTACCCGGGCAGGTCGACGAAGCGGCCACCCGGGTAGGGTACGAGCGAGGTGCCCTGCCGGGATCCACGGCGGCCCGGCCCCGGCCCCACCCGGCGGAGGCCGGCGTGGCCTGGCCGCCCCTTCTTTCCGCCGTGTCCCGCCCGGCGGCGCCGGCCGGCACCTCGGCGGGAGCCCGCGTGGTGAAAGCCCCGATGCCCGGCCTGGTGCTGTCGGTCGCCGTTACTCCCGGCCAGGCCGTGGGGAAGGGGGATCTCCTGCTGGTGCTGTCGGCGATGAACCTCGAAAACGAGGTGAAAAGCCCGGAAGCCGGCGTGGTGAGCCACGTCGCCGTCCGCGTGGGGCAGACGGTCAACACGGGGGAGAGCCTGGTGGCGCTGCGGGCGCCGGCCGGAGCGTCTTGA
- a CDS encoding acetyl-CoA carboxylase biotin carboxylase subunit, with product MGPIFSSVLVANRGEIALRVIRALRELGIRAVLLASGPDRESLPARLADGVVVRDDPLVYLDARAVVEAARSAGADAVHPGYGFLSENPVLARLCREAGLTFIGPPEEVLAHFGNKDAARRQAERLGIPTIPGSAAALPGVEEARREAQRLGYPVLLKAVAGGGGRGMRRVDGPESLESAWDRASSEAAKAFGDGSLYLEKWLERVRHVEIQFAVDRYGKGVHFGERDCSIQRRHQKLAEEAPSPVLDGTLRRRMGEAAVRLAASAGYVGVGTAEFLVDEERRFYFIEVNARIQVEHPVTELVTGTDLVQLQMALAAGQPVPLGQEDVVLRGHAIEFRINAEDPRRGFLPNPGTIEAYLPPGGPGVRVDSAAFPGWVIPPFYDSLVAKLVVWAPSRREALARARRALEEFAIDGVRTTLPFHRWLVGRREFRDGEVTTRFVEQHFTPDQLPPDGPGPGEAAPGRNGEGAAAARVELAPGARREGVSPEAAAAAAAALQAYLGAPRTRAGAAPHDRDAGSRRRWRIRAIYPDPEGGGGHGPAHRAR from the coding sequence GTGGGCCCCATCTTCTCGAGCGTGCTGGTGGCCAACCGGGGAGAGATCGCCCTGCGGGTTATCCGCGCCTTGCGGGAGCTCGGCATCCGGGCCGTGCTGCTGGCATCCGGCCCCGATCGGGAGAGCCTCCCGGCGCGGTTGGCGGATGGCGTGGTGGTCCGGGACGACCCGCTGGTCTACCTGGATGCCCGGGCGGTGGTGGAGGCGGCCCGCTCGGCAGGGGCCGACGCCGTACACCCCGGTTACGGTTTCCTGTCCGAAAACCCGGTGCTGGCCCGGCTCTGCCGGGAGGCCGGGCTGACCTTCATCGGACCGCCGGAAGAGGTGCTGGCGCACTTCGGCAACAAGGACGCCGCTCGCCGGCAGGCCGAGCGCCTCGGCATCCCGACCATCCCCGGCAGCGCCGCTGCCCTGCCCGGCGTCGAGGAGGCCCGGCGGGAGGCGCAGCGCCTGGGTTATCCGGTGCTGCTGAAGGCGGTGGCGGGCGGGGGCGGCCGCGGTATGCGCCGCGTGGACGGGCCGGAGTCGCTGGAGAGCGCGTGGGATCGGGCCTCCTCCGAGGCGGCGAAGGCGTTCGGCGATGGCTCCCTCTATCTGGAGAAGTGGCTGGAGCGGGTGCGCCACGTCGAGATCCAGTTTGCCGTCGACCGGTACGGTAAGGGCGTCCACTTCGGGGAGCGGGACTGCTCCATCCAGCGGCGCCACCAGAAGCTCGCAGAAGAAGCGCCGTCCCCGGTGCTCGACGGTACGCTGCGGCGGCGCATGGGAGAGGCGGCGGTGCGGCTCGCCGCGTCGGCGGGCTACGTGGGGGTCGGAACGGCCGAGTTCCTGGTGGACGAGGAACGGCGCTTCTACTTCATCGAGGTCAACGCCCGCATTCAGGTCGAGCACCCGGTGACGGAGCTCGTAACGGGGACCGACCTCGTGCAGCTCCAGATGGCGCTCGCGGCCGGGCAGCCGGTGCCCCTCGGGCAGGAGGACGTGGTGCTGCGGGGCCACGCCATCGAGTTTCGCATCAACGCCGAGGACCCCCGCCGGGGCTTCCTTCCCAATCCGGGGACCATCGAGGCTTACCTGCCGCCGGGAGGGCCCGGCGTGCGGGTCGATTCGGCCGCGTTCCCCGGGTGGGTCATCCCTCCGTTCTACGACTCGCTGGTCGCCAAGCTCGTCGTATGGGCACCGTCCCGGCGCGAGGCGCTGGCGAGGGCGCGCCGGGCGCTCGAGGAGTTCGCGATCGACGGGGTGCGGACGACGCTGCCTTTCCACCGGTGGCTGGTCGGGCGCCGCGAGTTTCGCGACGGGGAAGTGACCACCCGGTTCGTGGAGCAGCACTTCACGCCCGACCAGCTGCCCCCCGATGGCCCGGGGCCGGGGGAGGCAGCCCCGGGGAGAAACGGGGAGGGGGCCGCCGCAGCGCGGGTCGAGCTCGCCCCGGGAGCGCGCAGGGAGGGCGTTTCCCCCGAAGCGGCTGCCGCGGCGGCAGCGGCGCTCCAGGCCTACCTGGGCGCCCCACGGACCAGGGCCGGAGCGGCGCCGCATGACCGCGATGCGGGGAGCCGCCGGCGGTGGAGGATCCGGGCCATTTACCCCGACCCGGAAGGTGGGGGCGGCCACGGGCCGGCGCACCGGGCCCGGTGA
- a CDS encoding N-acetylmuramoyl-L-alanine amidase family protein — protein sequence MIAVDPGHGGDDGGVIHGGVLEKDVNLQVSLHLAAGLERLGARVVMTRTGDDGPFTDPRTSLNLRLYRARQGEAQIFVSVHANSYPDSSQFGAQTFYHPSSVEGRRLALLVQEELVRLQPENYREALAADYYVLRNSQVPAALVEVGFLSNPDDRRKLVDPAYQARLGEAVARAIVRYFQGDVPEHRPTVTRPGPPPGFIQEIYPPEVR from the coding sequence GTGATCGCGGTGGACCCGGGGCACGGGGGCGACGACGGAGGCGTGATCCATGGAGGCGTCCTGGAAAAGGACGTCAACTTGCAGGTGAGCCTTCACCTCGCAGCCGGCCTCGAGCGCCTGGGGGCCCGGGTGGTCATGACCCGTACCGGCGACGACGGGCCCTTCACCGACCCACGCACGAGCCTCAACTTGCGGCTGTACCGCGCCCGCCAGGGGGAGGCGCAGATCTTCGTGAGCGTGCACGCCAACAGCTACCCCGACTCGTCGCAGTTCGGGGCGCAGACTTTCTATCACCCGTCCTCGGTGGAGGGGCGGCGGCTGGCGCTCCTGGTGCAGGAAGAGCTCGTCAGGCTGCAGCCCGAGAACTACCGGGAAGCCCTGGCAGCGGACTACTACGTGTTGCGCAACAGCCAGGTGCCCGCCGCGCTGGTCGAGGTGGGGTTCTTGTCCAACCCCGACGACCGGCGCAAGCTGGTCGATCCGGCGTACCAGGCGCGCCTGGGAGAGGCCGTTGCCAGGGCCATCGTGCGGTATTTCCAGGGGGACGTGCCCGAGCACCGGCCGACGGTGACCAGGCCCGGGCCGCCGCCGGGCTTCATCCAGGAGATCTACCCGCCGGAGGTGCGTTGA
- a CDS encoding DsrE/DsrF/DrsH-like family protein, translating into MPEQQVPKLSIVLMSPQLSKLHAAAIMASTAAAAGMRVQVFATMDALGQFRKEVVERRAFVLDEVGRELVAKGVPLFYDLLAQGKEVGDLHVFGCAMAADLMGWRQPDFIDLVEDVIGVTAFFGKSEGAQILTI; encoded by the coding sequence ATGCCGGAGCAGCAGGTACCCAAACTCTCCATCGTGCTCATGTCACCCCAGCTGAGCAAGCTGCACGCGGCGGCCATCATGGCATCGACGGCCGCGGCGGCAGGCATGAGGGTGCAGGTCTTCGCCACCATGGATGCCCTCGGGCAGTTTCGCAAGGAGGTCGTCGAGCGGCGCGCTTTCGTCCTGGACGAGGTGGGCCGCGAGCTGGTCGCAAAAGGCGTGCCCCTTTTCTACGACTTGCTCGCGCAGGGCAAGGAAGTCGGCGATCTGCACGTCTTCGGGTGCGCGATGGCGGCCGACCTCATGGGCTGGCGCCAGCCCGACTTCATCGACCTGGTGGAGGACGTCATCGGAGTGACCGCATTCTTTGGCAAGTCCGAAGGCGCCCAGATCCTGACCATCTGA
- a CDS encoding NAD(P)/FAD-dependent oxidoreductase gives MVRVFGRKRVVILGGGPGGTMVANHLARRFNGSLTGDRVEIVQITACTKHTYQPGFLFVALGDAPLEHFERDQASLLLPGIRLVVDPAESIDPQAGHVITESGAVYAYDYLIIATGSYPDPSAVPGLAQGALGFYTAEDAVRLREALGRFEKGRIVLTVDVPHKCPVAPLEMVLSLDAYFRRMGRRHDVELVYTYPINRVHSLPQVAEWAQAEFERREIRWETFFNVDRVDPEQRVVYSAEGGEYPYDLLISVPPHRGAPVVAASGLGDEQGFVPTDRYTLRGAGLENVYVVGDATNLPVSKAGSTAHYEADIVADNVAAAIAGEPALRRYDGKVFCFIEAGDDRGTYIEFSYTRPPRPAPASVMLHQFKMAYNEMYWLSARGVL, from the coding sequence GTGGTGAGGGTGTTTGGCCGCAAGCGAGTCGTGATCCTGGGAGGCGGGCCCGGCGGCACCATGGTCGCCAACCACCTCGCCCGGCGGTTCAACGGGTCGTTGACGGGCGACCGGGTGGAGATCGTGCAGATCACCGCTTGCACCAAGCACACCTACCAGCCGGGCTTTCTGTTCGTGGCGCTCGGCGACGCGCCGCTCGAGCACTTCGAGCGGGACCAGGCCTCGCTGCTGTTGCCCGGCATCCGGCTGGTCGTCGACCCCGCGGAGTCCATCGACCCGCAGGCCGGGCACGTCATCACCGAGAGCGGCGCCGTCTACGCTTATGACTACCTCATCATCGCCACGGGGTCGTACCCCGATCCTTCCGCCGTCCCCGGCCTGGCCCAGGGCGCTCTTGGGTTTTACACCGCCGAGGATGCGGTGCGGCTGCGCGAGGCGCTCGGCCGGTTCGAGAAGGGCCGCATCGTGCTGACCGTGGACGTGCCCCACAAGTGCCCGGTGGCGCCCCTCGAGATGGTCTTGAGCCTGGATGCCTACTTCCGCCGGATGGGGCGCCGGCACGACGTCGAGCTCGTCTACACCTACCCCATCAACCGGGTCCACTCGCTGCCGCAGGTGGCCGAGTGGGCCCAGGCGGAGTTCGAGCGGCGGGAGATCCGGTGGGAGACGTTCTTCAACGTGGATCGGGTCGATCCGGAGCAGCGGGTCGTCTACAGCGCCGAGGGCGGCGAGTACCCGTACGATCTGCTCATCTCGGTGCCGCCGCACCGGGGTGCCCCGGTGGTGGCCGCCTCGGGCCTCGGCGACGAGCAGGGCTTCGTCCCCACCGACCGCTACACGCTCCGGGGGGCGGGGCTGGAAAACGTCTACGTCGTGGGCGACGCCACCAACCTGCCGGTCAGCAAGGCCGGCTCGACCGCCCACTACGAGGCCGACATCGTGGCGGACAACGTCGCCGCCGCCATAGCCGGCGAGCCGGCGCTGCGGCGGTACGACGGGAAGGTCTTCTGCTTCATCGAGGCGGGCGATGACCGCGGCACCTACATCGAGTTCAGCTACACCCGGCCGCCGAGGCCGGCGCCGGCATCGGTCATGTTGCACCAGTTCAAGATGGCCTACAACGAGATGTACTGGCTTTCGGCCCGGGGTGTCTTGTAG
- the meaB gene encoding methylmalonyl Co-A mutase-associated GTPase MeaB, translating into MREPRGAAARTVSLADRVRAGDRGALARALSLAEASLHDGVAGTSREAARACDELAPLLTGVVRAHVVGVTGSPGAGKSTLIGQLALELRRRGRKVGILAVDPTSPFTGGAVLGDRLRMSLPVDDPGIFMRSVASRGQQGGLALSVFAMVRVLDTAGMDVVLVETVGAGQNDVGVLGVAHTVVLVFNPGSGDEVQALKAGIVEIGDVMVVNKADLPGAHEAYRAIAGILHLSPPDTGAWQIPVVLVSSTRREGLGQLVEALESHRRYLESAPSAQQRRRLRAEWELRAALAAAVERHVVAPARQRGLWADLARRLADGELSARDAAGLLLRQALSGQDLSP; encoded by the coding sequence ATGCGTGAACCACGTGGTGCCGCCGCCCGGACGGTGTCGCTGGCCGACCGGGTGCGGGCAGGAGACCGGGGGGCGCTCGCCAGGGCGCTCAGCCTGGCCGAGGCGAGCCTGCACGACGGGGTCGCCGGCACGAGCCGGGAAGCAGCTCGCGCCTGCGACGAACTCGCCCCTCTGTTGACCGGGGTCGTGCGCGCTCACGTGGTGGGCGTCACGGGCAGCCCCGGCGCTGGCAAGAGCACCCTCATCGGCCAGCTCGCCCTGGAGCTTCGCCGGCGCGGCCGCAAGGTGGGCATTCTCGCGGTGGACCCCACGAGCCCTTTCACCGGTGGAGCGGTGTTGGGCGACCGGCTGCGAATGAGCCTGCCGGTGGACGATCCGGGGATCTTCATGCGCAGCGTGGCCAGCCGCGGGCAGCAGGGGGGCCTCGCACTCTCGGTCTTCGCGATGGTGCGGGTGCTCGACACGGCCGGCATGGACGTCGTCCTGGTCGAAACCGTCGGCGCCGGCCAAAACGACGTCGGCGTGCTGGGCGTGGCCCACACAGTCGTGCTGGTCTTCAACCCGGGCTCCGGAGACGAGGTGCAGGCGCTCAAGGCCGGCATCGTCGAGATCGGCGACGTGATGGTGGTCAACAAGGCCGATCTCCCGGGCGCTCACGAGGCCTACCGGGCCATCGCGGGGATCCTCCACCTCTCGCCGCCCGATACGGGCGCCTGGCAGATTCCCGTGGTGCTGGTCTCCTCGACCCGCCGGGAGGGGCTGGGCCAGCTCGTCGAAGCGCTGGAGTCGCACCGGCGCTATCTGGAGTCGGCCCCCTCCGCCCAGCAGCGGCGCCGCCTTCGGGCCGAATGGGAGCTCCGGGCGGCCCTCGCAGCGGCGGTGGAGCGCCACGTGGTGGCGCCGGCCCGGCAACGCGGGCTTTGGGCCGACCTGGCGCGGCGCCTGGCAGACGGCGAGCTGTCGGCCCGAGACGCCGCCGGCCTCCTCCTGCGCCAGGCCCTCTCCGGGCAGGATCTCAGCCCTTGA
- a CDS encoding NUDIX hydrolase: MGALGHGPRAGAGSVSRYVWALRRALASPGRARLELEGGRPAAVLVPIYRPGDEDLLVLTRRTEEVEYHKGQISFPGGAADPEDDDPVATALRESAEEIGLEPRDVEVLGLLDDVLVSHSGFRVTPVAGVVRPGPYRFVPSPAEVAEIVTVPVEWLLEPGHEQVGHSPSGRPSYAYEHGEHFIWGATGRIIHSLLETIRRGLAPVA; this comes from the coding sequence TTGGGTGCCTTGGGTCATGGCCCTCGCGCTGGCGCCGGCAGCGTTTCTCGCTACGTCTGGGCCCTGCGTCGCGCCCTGGCGTCGCCCGGCCGGGCGCGCCTCGAGCTCGAGGGCGGGCGACCTGCCGCGGTGCTGGTGCCCATCTACCGTCCTGGCGACGAGGATCTCCTCGTGCTCACCCGGCGTACGGAAGAGGTCGAGTACCACAAGGGCCAGATCTCCTTTCCCGGGGGAGCCGCGGATCCCGAGGACGACGACCCCGTAGCGACCGCCCTGCGTGAAAGCGCCGAGGAGATCGGGCTCGAACCGCGGGACGTGGAGGTCCTGGGCCTGCTGGACGACGTCCTGGTCTCCCACAGCGGTTTTCGAGTCACCCCCGTTGCAGGCGTCGTGCGGCCCGGGCCTTATCGGTTTGTCCCCAGCCCCGCCGAGGTGGCGGAGATCGTGACCGTGCCCGTCGAGTGGCTGCTCGAGCCGGGGCACGAACAGGTGGGGCACTCCCCTTCGGGCCGTCCCAGCTACGCCTACGAGCACGGCGAGCACTTCATCTGGGGCGCCACCGGCCGCATCATCCACTCCCTGCTCGAGACGATCCGCCGGGGCCTGGCACCGGTCGCCTGA